The Mesorhizobium sp. B2-8-5 genome segment TGGGCCGCCGACAGCACGGTGCGTGGCGCATCGGGAGGCAACCGCGTGGCCGGAATCGCTTTGCCCTGCAGCCGATAATCGGAAAGTCTGCCTGTGGTGTCCGGCAGTTGGATGATCATGGCGTTCTCCCTGGCGCTGCGCAGTCAGAACCGCGGCACCAACATACCCGCATCGACGGCAATGACATGGCCGGTCGTATATGGCAGCTCGCCAGTGGCGAGCGTCGCCATGACGCGGCCGACATCTTCCGGCTTGCCGAGGCGGCGGATCAATGTCAGTCCCTCCTCGTCGATGCGGCGTCGGTAGGTTTCGCTGACCGCCCTGGTCATCGCCGTCTCGATCAGACCAGGCCTGATGTCGTAGACGGCGATGTTCTCGCGGCCAAGGCGGACCGCAAAGACCTGGCTGACCATGGCAGATCCCGCCTTCGATACACAATATTCGGCCCGGGGCTCGGCCACCGCCGTGGCATTGGAAGAGGAGACGTTGATCAGGCTGTAGAAGCGGCCGTCATCGCGCCTGCGGGCGACCAGCCGCCTGGCCCAGCGTTGCGACAGGAAGAACTGCGCCTTCGTGTTGATTGCCTGACAGCGGTCATAGCTCTCTTCCGTCACGTCGAGCGGGTCGCCACGCGAGATGACCGACACGCCGGCATTGTTGATCAGCGTCGACAGCGGCCCGATGGCGGCCTCGACGGCGTCAAGCATGCTTTCGTGCGCACTCAGATTGGCGACATCGCCCGCGATGCGCGCGACCGGAACACCGAGCGCGGCGACCGCGGCTTCGGCGGATTTCAATTCCTCGTCGTCGGCCGGGCCGTTGAGGGCCACGCCGAATCCGCGCCGTGCGAGCTCCAATGCCGCCGCAAGCCCGATGCCGCGGCTCGATCCCGTGACGAAAGCCGCATGACGCGATCCGGCACTCACGCCCGGGCTCCATGCTTGAGGAGCTCGCGGGCGATGATCATGCGCTGGATCTGGTTGGTGCCTTCATAGATCTGCGTGATCTTGGCGTCCCGATAGAGGCGCTCGACCTCGAAGCCGCGTATGTAGCCGGAACCGCCGAAGACCTGCACGGCATCGGCGGTGCGCGCCACGGCTATGTCTCCCGCGAAACATTTGGCGATCGAGCAGGCCTTGGTTGCATTTTCCCCCGCATCGATCTTCTCGGCGGCGCTGCGCACAAGCAGACGAGCCGCCTCGATGTCCTTTGCCATGTCGGCAAGCAGCCATTGCACGCCCTGGAAGTCGGCAATCGGCTTGCCGAACTGACGCCGTTGCTGGGCATAGTCGACCGCGGCCTCGAGCCCGGCCTGCGCAATGCCGACGGCCAGCGAGGCTATGCCCACACGCCCCTTGTCGAGCACGCTCATCATCATGTGGAAGCCGCGGCCTTCTTCTCCCAGCAGCGCTTCAGGACCCAGAACGACGTCGTTGAAATTGAGCGCGCCGACCTGGCTGGCCCGCTGACCCATCTTATGTTCCTTCGGCCCGCGCTCTATTCCGTTGGCATGCAGATCGACGATGAAGATCGACATGCCGCGATGGCCCGCATGCTTGTCGGTGCGCGCCAGCACGAAACCGACGTCCGCGACCGGTGCATTGTGGATCCAGATCTTGCCGCCGTTCAGTCGCCACCCGTCCCCGTCGCGCCTTGCGGTGGTGCGTATCCCGGAAACATCGGTGCCGGCTTCAGGCTCGGTGATGCAGTAGGCAGCCTTCTTCTCGGCGCGCATCGCAGGCCCCAGCCACTGCTGCCGCTGCGCCTCGGTGCCATGCTGAACAAGCAAGGTGCTGATCAGCTCGACGAGGCCGCATTGATCGGCGACGGACGCATAGCCGCGCGACAGTTCCTCCATCACCAGCGCATAGGTAAGCGTGTCGAAGCCGGGGCCGCCCATGGCCTCCGGGACGCCTATCCCGAAGAGACCGAGCTCACCCATCTGCTCATATATCTCGCCGGGAAAGCGCTCATCCCGATCGAGCGCCTCGGCAACCGGACGAATGACATCCTCGGCAAATTGGCGCGCC includes the following:
- a CDS encoding 3-ketoacyl-ACP reductase — protein: MSAGSRHAAFVTGSSRGIGLAAALELARRGFGVALNGPADDEELKSAEAAVAALGVPVARIAGDVANLSAHESMLDAVEAAIGPLSTLINNAGVSVISRGDPLDVTEESYDRCQAINTKAQFFLSQRWARRLVARRRDDGRFYSLINVSSSNATAVAEPRAEYCVSKAGSAMVSQVFAVRLGRENIAVYDIRPGLIETAMTRAVSETYRRRIDEEGLTLIRRLGKPEDVGRVMATLATGELPYTTGHVIAVDAGMLVPRF
- a CDS encoding acyl-CoA dehydrogenase family protein translates to MPLSETQQQVREMARQFAEDVIRPVAEALDRDERFPGEIYEQMGELGLFGIGVPEAMGGPGFDTLTYALVMEELSRGYASVADQCGLVELISTLLVQHGTEAQRQQWLGPAMRAEKKAAYCITEPEAGTDVSGIRTTARRDGDGWRLNGGKIWIHNAPVADVGFVLARTDKHAGHRGMSIFIVDLHANGIERGPKEHKMGQRASQVGALNFNDVVLGPEALLGEEGRGFHMMMSVLDKGRVGIASLAVGIAQAGLEAAVDYAQQRRQFGKPIADFQGVQWLLADMAKDIEAARLLVRSAAEKIDAGENATKACSIAKCFAGDIAVARTADAVQVFGGSGYIRGFEVERLYRDAKITQIYEGTNQIQRMIIARELLKHGARA